One Gardnerella vaginalis genomic window, ATTCACTTGAACAATAAGATTTCTAAGATTGCTGTTGGTTCTGACGAGTCTAAGTGGGGATTAAAAGCTCTTGAGATTGCTGCAGATTTGGCTGATAGTTGGAATGCGCAATTAGATGTGATTTCTGCTGTTCCTAGCGTTCAGGGTGCGGAAGGTGACACTGCTGTTATGGGATCTTATATGGAAGATCTTGATGAGAGAGTAAAGCCTATTTTGCAGCGTTTGCCAAATCTAAAGATTCATCGTTCTGTAGTTCCAGGCTCTGCTGTAAACGCTTTGACTCAAGCGAGCTTAAACAATGATTTGGTTGTTGTTGGCTCTAGGGGCAGGGGTGGTTTTACAGGATTGCTTCTTGGTTCTATTAGTCAGGGTCTGTTACAGCATTCCTCTAGACCAGTGTATGTGGTTCCACGTAAGTATGTGGAGTTAAGCGCTGCTCAAGTAGCACAGCAGTCTAAGATAAGTAACGATACTAGTGCTATTGATTCTATAAGTGGCGTTCATACAGTTGATGTTCCAAAAGCTGGTGTTGAAGCTGCTAAAGAAATCGAGCAAACTATTGATCCGCTTCACTAGTAGCTTGTAGTAGAAAATAGCGTCCAGAGCACTAAAACAGTGTTTTGGACGCTATTTTGTTTCAAAGCTAGCAACTATTTTGATTTTTACTTGTTTTTAAGTAAAAAGCGCGCGCGTCTTGCTTCGCGAGCAGCACGTTTTTTAGCGAGTTCGTTAT contains:
- a CDS encoding universal stress protein, with protein sequence MAQDVITQEKAVLVGVDGSHASYKAVWWASNYAKHAGLQLQIVCAYSLPSYAAVSFDATYTAIGDDNVAHQDAQEILSKAKAVALEQGVDATTLIVTGDPSSVFVELSRNYQLIVIGNRGKGGLAERLLGTTSSSLPAYAYCPIVVVPYTDDDGQRIHLNNKISKIAVGSDESKWGLKALEIAADLADSWNAQLDVISAVPSVQGAEGDTAVMGSYMEDLDERVKPILQRLPNLKIHRSVVPGSAVNALTQASLNNDLVVVGSRGRGGFTGLLLGSISQGLLQHSSRPVYVVPRKYVELSAAQVAQQSKISNDTSAIDSISGVHTVDVPKAGVEAAKEIEQTIDPLH